A window from Pedobacter africanus encodes these proteins:
- a CDS encoding polyamine aminopropyltransferase — protein MHKRLPVLLLTSVFVVATCGLIYELIAGTLASYLLGDSVTQFSTIIGLYLFSMGIGSWISKYFEKDILFWFIQIEILVGLVGGTSSSILYLVFESAASFRIILYSLVGITGILVGLEIPLLMRILKDRYEFKDLVSKVFTFDYIGALLASIIFPLLLIPYLGLIKTSYLFGMLNVAIAFIVCLSFRKEIKRVIYLKTSAVMCLFALLAGFVFANAITSYSESLGYTDTIIYSKSTNYQRIVLTKKGKMLRLYLNGNLQFSSDDEYRYHEALVHPGLSSVPHARKVLIMGGGDGLAVREVLKYPDVKEIILVDLDPGMTNLFKSNSMLLELNKSSLLSPKVKVINADAFTWIRNQQQKYDFIIIDFPDPSNYSVGKLYTNSFYRLVRSVLSDRGLIVVQSTSPYVAPKSYWCVNQTLESVGFHTIPYHNYVPSFGDWGYIMATTGRFDVKPSNFPADVRFITVEGMSQMLYFPKDMKRVDAEVNKLNNQVLVKYFEDEWGAVTYQ, from the coding sequence ATGCATAAAAGGTTACCCGTTCTACTGCTGACTTCTGTATTTGTTGTTGCCACCTGCGGACTCATCTATGAACTGATTGCAGGGACCCTGGCAAGTTACCTGCTGGGCGACTCCGTTACGCAATTCTCGACCATTATAGGCTTGTATCTTTTCTCTATGGGCATAGGCTCGTGGATTTCAAAGTATTTTGAGAAGGATATTCTTTTCTGGTTTATACAGATCGAGATCCTGGTGGGTCTTGTGGGAGGGACAAGTTCCAGCATTTTGTACCTTGTTTTTGAAAGTGCCGCCTCTTTCCGGATCATCCTTTACAGTCTGGTCGGCATTACCGGAATCCTGGTTGGACTGGAAATACCCCTGTTAATGCGGATATTAAAAGACCGGTATGAATTTAAGGACCTGGTGTCTAAAGTGTTTACTTTCGACTACATCGGGGCTTTACTCGCATCTATAATTTTTCCTCTGTTGCTGATCCCTTATCTGGGACTGATCAAAACTTCTTATCTCTTCGGCATGCTGAATGTGGCTATAGCATTTATTGTCTGTTTAAGTTTCAGAAAGGAGATCAAGCGTGTAATTTATCTTAAGACCTCTGCCGTAATGTGCCTCTTTGCCTTGCTTGCCGGCTTTGTGTTTGCCAATGCCATTACGAGTTATTCAGAAAGTCTGGGCTATACGGATACTATTATTTATTCTAAAAGCACCAATTATCAGCGTATTGTTTTAACCAAAAAAGGTAAGATGCTAAGGCTTTACCTGAACGGAAACCTGCAATTCAGTTCGGATGACGAATACCGGTATCACGAGGCCTTAGTACATCCCGGGCTGTCTTCCGTTCCTCATGCTAGAAAGGTACTGATTATGGGTGGTGGCGATGGACTTGCGGTGCGGGAGGTGCTTAAATATCCTGATGTGAAGGAAATTATACTGGTAGATCTGGATCCAGGAATGACAAACCTGTTTAAATCCAATAGTATGTTGCTGGAATTGAACAAATCTTCCCTGCTGTCGCCCAAAGTAAAGGTGATTAATGCCGATGCCTTTACCTGGATAAGAAACCAGCAACAGAAATATGATTTTATTATTATTGATTTTCCTGATCCTTCCAATTATTCGGTTGGAAAATTATACACCAACTCATTTTACCGCTTGGTGAGGTCAGTACTTTCAGATCGTGGGCTGATTGTGGTCCAGTCTACTTCACCCTATGTTGCCCCGAAATCTTACTGGTGTGTAAACCAGACCCTGGAGTCGGTAGGCTTTCATACCATTCCATATCACAATTACGTACCCTCTTTTGGCGATTGGGGTTACATTATGGCTACAACAGGCCGCTTCGATGTAAAACCTTCAAATTTTCCCGCTGATGTAAGATTTATTACCGTTGAGGGTATGTCGCAAATGCTGTATTTTCCTAAAGACATGAAAAGGGTTGATGCTGAGGTGAATAAACTCAATAATCAGGTATTGGTAAAGTACTTTGAAGATGAGTGGGGGGCAGTAACCTATCAATAA
- a CDS encoding DUF350 domain-containing protein: protein MGIDELINYKYIVASVLYSVLGIAILVIAFWIIEKITPENLWKEIVDKQNMALAIVCAAFIIAVAIIVSSSIHG, encoded by the coding sequence ATGGGTATAGATGAACTAATTAATTACAAATACATTGTAGCCTCTGTGCTGTACTCTGTATTGGGAATTGCGATATTGGTGATCGCATTCTGGATCATAGAAAAAATTACACCTGAAAACCTGTGGAAGGAAATTGTAGATAAACAGAATATGGCACTTGCAATAGTTTGCGCTGCATTCATTATTGCAGTAGCTATTATAGTCAGCTCTTCTATTCATGGATAG
- a CDS encoding DUF4178 domain-containing protein has translation MATTALTSFPEKELAECPECQAGITLYDPAGSEFCTCTSCKSYIQFVNEQPKKIKATKGPLLPPVIPLGTLGALKDIPFKVIAYIERDEDNVNYAWREYVLYNYEKGYAMLSEYDGHWNLIFGKNFLPGLEKPLDGNDYIMYQDVEYKLFHKYAPRTTFVTGEFDWDVLKEQMNVREYIAPPYILIKEQARFDKEKDYYQGEYLEPKVIAAAFGLDVNLFPSKTGVLANQPSKAYHDWKWSLMVGLYLILGVMVIQFFIAFLKPEQVIFDENLELTYTPDKGLNEFKPVMSPSFELRDAASALDMTISSDVSNSWLEATVVLVNEATNQTWEVTKGVEYYEGIEDGERWSEGEKSAEIVVSGIPRGKYHMNIYPAAGSPASNMMSIKVTTNTILWRNIFVALAVLCLIPVVNLIRMSMFERKRWENSEYSPYHS, from the coding sequence ATGGCAACAACAGCGCTGACATCCTTCCCTGAAAAAGAACTGGCAGAATGCCCGGAATGCCAGGCCGGAATTACCCTTTACGATCCTGCCGGAAGTGAATTCTGTACCTGTACATCCTGCAAATCCTATATCCAGTTTGTAAATGAACAACCAAAGAAAATAAAAGCCACAAAGGGACCGCTATTACCTCCTGTTATTCCACTGGGAACCCTGGGCGCGTTAAAGGATATCCCTTTTAAGGTAATTGCCTACATTGAACGGGATGAAGATAATGTAAATTACGCCTGGAGGGAGTATGTCCTGTACAATTATGAAAAAGGGTATGCCATGCTGTCTGAATATGATGGACACTGGAACCTCATTTTTGGCAAGAATTTTTTACCCGGATTGGAGAAACCGCTAGACGGAAATGACTACATCATGTATCAGGATGTGGAGTACAAATTATTTCATAAATATGCCCCCCGGACAACTTTTGTAACCGGGGAATTTGATTGGGATGTGTTGAAGGAGCAAATGAATGTACGGGAATACATCGCACCCCCTTATATCCTGATTAAAGAGCAGGCCAGGTTTGACAAAGAAAAAGACTATTACCAGGGAGAGTATCTGGAACCCAAAGTAATTGCTGCAGCATTTGGCCTGGATGTAAATCTGTTTCCCTCAAAAACTGGTGTCCTTGCTAACCAGCCTTCCAAGGCCTACCACGATTGGAAATGGTCGTTGATGGTCGGACTTTATCTGATCTTAGGTGTGATGGTTATCCAGTTTTTTATTGCCTTCTTAAAACCCGAGCAGGTTATATTTGACGAAAACCTAGAACTTACCTATACACCCGACAAAGGACTGAATGAATTTAAACCCGTTATGTCCCCTAGTTTTGAACTCCGAGATGCTGCTTCGGCATTGGACATGACCATCAGTTCAGATGTAAGTAACAGCTGGCTGGAAGCCACGGTCGTGTTGGTAAATGAAGCCACAAATCAAACCTGGGAAGTTACCAAAGGAGTGGAATACTACGAAGGAATTGAAGATGGGGAAAGATGGAGCGAAGGTGAGAAATCAGCAGAAATTGTGGTTTCAGGGATTCCCAGGGGCAAATACCATATGAACATATATCCGGCCGCCGGAAGCCCGGCGAGTAATATGATGAGCATTAAGGTTACAACCAATACCATTTTGTGGCGGAATATTTTTGTTGCTTTGGCTGTTCTTTGTCTGATTCCAGTGGTCAATCTAATCAGAATGAGCATGTTTGAAAGAAAGAGATGGGAAAATAGTGAGTATTCACCTTATCATAGTTAA
- a CDS encoding S-adenosylmethionine decarboxylase family protein, giving the protein MHYKPGLHILSEFNAGKPEYLFSFESCKVLFDGLIVKYRLSKVGEVYHNFDGGGFTAVVCLTESHLSIHTWPEFKLATFDVFLSNYQKDNEDKVRGIYAEVLAFFEASERQKTELTR; this is encoded by the coding sequence ATGCACTACAAACCAGGTCTGCACATCCTTTCTGAATTTAACGCCGGAAAACCGGAATACCTTTTCTCATTTGAGAGCTGTAAAGTTCTTTTTGACGGCTTGATTGTTAAATATAGGCTGTCAAAAGTGGGAGAGGTGTACCATAATTTTGATGGAGGAGGTTTTACAGCTGTAGTTTGCCTTACCGAATCCCATTTATCTATTCATACCTGGCCTGAATTTAAGCTGGCTACATTTGACGTGTTTTTATCCAACTATCAAAAAGATAATGAGGATAAAGTGAGGGGGATTTATGCCGAGGTATTGGCCTTTTTTGAAGCTTCGGAACGTCAGAAAACAGAATTGACCAGATAG
- a CDS encoding NAD(P)-dependent oxidoreductase, with protein MIILRTSRFFPEEDDVKQMQDAYAGDNLKANEMLFRRVELEDAVSAHLLAAERAAEIGFGRYIISATSPFSKEDLAELRTNTPGVLKKYFPDYEEIFERRNWKMLPQIDRVYVNQKAREELGWQPKYDFRYVLDCIKRGKSIKSKLAGAVGAKGYHPLRFAKGFLW; from the coding sequence GTGATCATTTTAAGAACATCCCGGTTTTTTCCTGAAGAGGATGATGTGAAGCAGATGCAGGATGCCTATGCCGGTGACAACCTTAAGGCAAATGAGATGCTTTTCAGGCGTGTAGAACTGGAAGATGCAGTAAGTGCACATCTTCTGGCAGCAGAGCGTGCAGCGGAGATTGGTTTTGGCAGGTACATTATCAGCGCCACAAGTCCTTTTTCAAAAGAAGACCTGGCCGAGTTGAGGACGAACACTCCTGGCGTGCTGAAAAAATATTTTCCGGATTACGAAGAAATATTTGAGCGCCGCAACTGGAAGATGCTACCACAAATAGACCGGGTGTATGTTAACCAGAAAGCCCGGGAAGAGCTTGGCTGGCAGCCGAAATACGACTTCAGGTACGTGCTGGACTGTATTAAGAGAGGTAAAAGTATAAAAAGTAAACTTGCCGGTGCTGTTGGTGCCAAAGGTTACCATCCGCTGCGGTTTGCAAAAGGATTTTTGTGGTAA
- a CDS encoding NAD-dependent epimerase/dehydratase family protein: MKVLVTGSAGHLGEALVRTLRNRGDEVIGVDIQASPFTTHKGSIENAAFVKRISNGVDVIFHTATLHKPHVATHSEQDFIDTNITGTLNLLQAAIANGIKKFIFTSTTSVFGDALVPPPGMPAAWINEEVKTVPKNIYGVTKTAAEDLVSCSIEIRVYR, from the coding sequence ATGAAAGTATTGGTTACAGGAAGTGCCGGACATTTGGGAGAGGCACTGGTTCGTACATTAAGAAATAGAGGCGATGAAGTGATCGGGGTCGACATTCAGGCTTCTCCTTTTACAACGCATAAAGGTTCCATAGAAAATGCAGCCTTTGTAAAAAGAATCTCCAATGGGGTTGACGTGATCTTTCATACTGCCACATTGCATAAACCCCATGTTGCCACGCATAGCGAACAGGATTTTATAGATACCAATATTACAGGTACGCTTAACCTGTTGCAGGCTGCTATTGCTAACGGCATAAAAAAGTTCATTTTTACCAGTACAACCAGTGTTTTTGGTGATGCACTTGTACCGCCGCCGGGAATGCCTGCGGCCTGGATTAACGAAGAGGTGAAAACTGTTCCGAAAAATATATATGGTGTAACCAAGACTGCTGCTGAAGACCTTGTCAGTTGTTCCATAGAAATCAGGGTTTACCGGTGA
- a CDS encoding Crp/Fnr family transcriptional regulator encodes MIRKNEQLLNFIMQLAEKPDVPGAIILRKLDAGTRLIHQGEANGNVYVIKSGVAKCLFTEESGKEYILAFLGEGETLGEIEAIRKLPTICSIEALTPLCVYKISNVQFLHFLETIPEFSRILLELMAIRLSDISLKGARQQLQPISELLPRLLSALEAQQIEFTKKDLSEYLGITLRSLNRALKEEK; translated from the coding sequence ATGATCAGAAAAAACGAACAATTGCTGAACTTCATTATGCAGCTGGCCGAAAAACCAGATGTGCCGGGTGCTATTATCTTAAGAAAACTGGATGCAGGCACCAGGCTGATCCATCAGGGCGAAGCAAACGGGAATGTATACGTCATCAAATCCGGTGTTGCCAAATGTCTGTTTACAGAAGAAAGTGGAAAGGAATATATCCTCGCCTTTCTGGGAGAAGGGGAAACCCTGGGCGAAATAGAAGCCATCAGGAAATTGCCCACCATTTGCAGCATAGAAGCACTAACCCCACTATGCGTTTATAAGATCAGCAATGTGCAATTCCTGCACTTTCTGGAAACCATCCCTGAATTTTCCCGGATTTTACTTGAGCTTATGGCCATTCGGCTGTCTGATATTTCACTCAAAGGAGCCAGACAGCAATTGCAACCTATTTCCGAATTGCTGCCCCGCTTACTGTCGGCATTAGAGGCCCAGCAGATCGAATTCACAAAAAAAGACCTTTCAGAGTACCTGGGCATTACTTTAAGGAGTCTGAACAGGGCGTTAAAAGAGGAAAAATAA
- a CDS encoding glycoside hydrolase family 88 protein has product MKRTAFNLKKRSLLFGVALAVTASASAFLWLSPKTELIKKDFTVAEQQYRQLLKTSTDLTQFPRTSNKDGSVRTTDIWDWTQGFFAGGLWYIYEYTKNPEWKAAATKWTEALEKAQFLTQHHDIGFVMYCSYGHAIRFEKDPAKLALYHKILIQSAESALTRFDPKVGLIKSWNAKKSWDNKTMWQYPVIIDNMMNLEMLCYVSKLTGNPKYKDVAVSHALNTMKNHFRADYSTYHVVDYAPDGKVLHQQTNQGFADNSTWSRGQGWAIYGFTMMYRETKDKRFLEAAQKAANFYLTHPNLPKDKIPYWDFNVGQKGYHADWDYASRKLSYIPRDASAGALVASALLELSTFSKDGSKYFKPAEQMLKSLSGTEYLAKPGTNSGFILKHSVGSFPHNSEIDVPLVYADYYFLEALLRYQKIKG; this is encoded by the coding sequence ATGAAACGAACCGCATTTAACTTAAAAAAACGCAGCCTTTTGTTTGGGGTGGCATTGGCAGTCACGGCCTCAGCTTCTGCATTTTTATGGCTTTCGCCAAAAACAGAGCTCATCAAGAAGGATTTTACTGTTGCTGAGCAGCAATACCGGCAGCTCTTAAAAACATCGACCGATCTGACGCAGTTTCCCCGTACCAGCAACAAAGACGGCTCTGTAAGAACAACGGATATATGGGACTGGACCCAGGGCTTTTTTGCGGGAGGGCTTTGGTACATCTATGAGTACACGAAAAACCCGGAGTGGAAAGCAGCAGCTACCAAATGGACCGAGGCTTTGGAGAAGGCGCAGTTTTTAACCCAGCATCATGACATAGGTTTTGTGATGTATTGCTCTTATGGTCATGCGATCAGGTTTGAGAAAGATCCTGCAAAGCTGGCTTTGTACCATAAAATCCTGATCCAGTCAGCAGAATCTGCCTTAACCCGTTTTGACCCGAAAGTGGGCCTGATCAAATCCTGGAATGCAAAGAAGTCATGGGACAACAAAACGATGTGGCAATACCCGGTAATTATCGACAACATGATGAACCTGGAAATGCTGTGTTATGTATCTAAACTGACAGGCAATCCGAAATACAAAGATGTAGCGGTAAGTCATGCACTGAATACCATGAAGAATCACTTCCGCGCAGACTACAGCACCTATCATGTGGTTGACTATGCACCGGATGGGAAAGTGCTCCACCAGCAGACCAACCAGGGCTTTGCCGACAATTCGACCTGGTCCAGAGGTCAGGGCTGGGCCATTTACGGCTTCACCATGATGTACAGAGAGACCAAAGACAAGCGTTTTCTGGAAGCTGCACAGAAGGCGGCGAATTTCTACCTCACCCACCCGAACCTTCCGAAAGACAAAATCCCATACTGGGACTTTAATGTGGGGCAAAAGGGGTATCATGCCGACTGGGATTATGCATCCAGAAAGCTGTCTTACATTCCGCGTGATGCATCAGCCGGGGCCTTGGTCGCTTCTGCTTTATTGGAACTGAGTACCTTCAGTAAGGATGGGTCTAAATATTTTAAACCGGCAGAGCAGATGTTGAAATCGCTATCTGGCACCGAATACCTGGCTAAGCCGGGGACCAATTCAGGCTTTATCTTAAAACATTCTGTCGGTAGCTTCCCGCATAACTCTGAAATTGATGTACCATTGGTCTATGCAGATTATTACTTTCTGGAGGCCCTGTTGAGGTATCAGAAAATCAAAGGGTAA
- a CDS encoding glycosyl hydrolase family 95 catalytic domain-containing protein, with protein MIKRAIALIVFTVFLVCQSLTVTAQTEKGINWPKFLSGCDLIADNLSDSWNEGLFTGNGLLGTMIYREGNALRIDVGRSDVRDHQQGNMPILFTKARLPIGHFLLKPMGRIEKVSARLDLWNAEIKGIIYTDKGTIEFRNLTLSETDLIYCSVVYTGEESGFTWQWVPDESVSTRTKYAHIKVPEQYKGNPNGKQGKKGEVEFYKQAMNAGGGYTTAWKRLTSSSGADFVMTVAYAKSGNRYNDEAVQTLRAFDRTEIDKQIRKHKVWWHNYYPQSFLTLNDSRMQSFYWLQQYKIASATRAGKPALDLMGPWFKQTPWPAYWFNLNLQLTYSPLYTANRLEIASSLVQLIDQQQGNLIKNVPEEYQYNSAGLSRAGGADLVSPIKLVAGSTATISNGEAELSNLTWILYYYWQHYRYSMDQALLKKIYPLLKRSINYPLHLLKKEGDGKWHFSVKTHSPEYPVGRGSDTNYDIALLNWGCKTLLSINQELKLNDPLAPKWREVLNNLVPYPRDENGFRIAADVPFNQSHRHYSHLLMIYPLYLVNWDQQNNRDLISKSLAHWHSFPSALQGYSFTGGASIYAMMGKGGAARDYLNQLLDKFVLPNTMYLESGPVIETPLAAAASIQELYLQYFDNTARIFPAVPSDWANAAFQNLRTEGAFLLSAVRKEGKTRWVRVESLNGGTLNLKTGFDPTPKLKAPPAVKCLDKGNGICSLTMPKGSSAILYVDEQDLSIAVENVITYSNNDSSFGRLGKKK; from the coding sequence ATGATAAAGAGGGCAATAGCACTGATTGTATTTACAGTTTTCCTTGTATGTCAGAGTTTGACCGTTACGGCACAGACGGAGAAGGGGATAAACTGGCCGAAGTTCCTTTCTGGTTGTGACCTCATTGCTGATAACTTAAGTGACAGCTGGAACGAAGGGCTTTTTACAGGAAATGGATTGCTGGGTACAATGATCTACCGCGAGGGGAACGCTTTGCGCATAGATGTTGGCAGAAGCGATGTTCGCGACCATCAGCAGGGCAATATGCCCATACTGTTTACAAAGGCACGGCTGCCGATAGGTCATTTTCTTTTGAAGCCCATGGGCCGAATTGAGAAGGTAAGCGCAAGACTGGATTTATGGAATGCGGAAATAAAGGGCATAATTTATACTGACAAGGGTACTATTGAATTCAGGAACCTTACCTTGTCTGAGACAGACCTGATTTATTGCAGCGTTGTTTACACCGGCGAGGAAAGCGGATTTACCTGGCAGTGGGTACCCGATGAATCCGTAAGTACAAGAACAAAATACGCGCACATTAAAGTGCCTGAACAGTATAAGGGCAACCCCAATGGTAAGCAAGGTAAAAAGGGGGAAGTTGAATTTTATAAGCAGGCCATGAACGCAGGAGGCGGCTATACCACTGCCTGGAAACGCCTGACTTCAAGTTCAGGGGCAGATTTTGTCATGACAGTGGCCTATGCCAAATCGGGGAATCGGTATAACGATGAGGCTGTTCAAACCCTCAGGGCTTTTGACCGGACTGAAATCGACAAACAGATTCGGAAGCATAAAGTATGGTGGCATAACTATTATCCGCAGAGCTTTTTAACATTGAACGATTCGCGGATGCAATCCTTTTATTGGCTCCAGCAGTATAAAATTGCTTCAGCAACCAGGGCGGGGAAGCCTGCATTGGATTTAATGGGACCCTGGTTTAAGCAGACCCCCTGGCCGGCGTATTGGTTTAACCTGAATTTGCAGCTAACCTACAGTCCGCTTTACACTGCCAACCGGCTTGAAATAGCCAGTTCATTAGTACAGCTCATTGATCAGCAGCAGGGCAATCTCATTAAAAATGTTCCGGAGGAGTACCAGTATAATTCTGCCGGACTGTCAAGAGCCGGAGGTGCAGACCTTGTCTCCCCCATAAAACTTGTGGCAGGTTCAACTGCCACGATCTCTAATGGGGAAGCAGAACTCAGTAATTTAACCTGGATATTGTATTATTACTGGCAGCACTACAGGTATAGCATGGATCAGGCATTATTAAAAAAGATCTATCCGCTGTTAAAGAGAAGTATCAATTATCCGCTGCACCTGCTAAAAAAAGAAGGCGATGGCAAATGGCATTTTAGTGTTAAAACGCATTCTCCTGAATATCCTGTTGGAAGGGGAAGCGATACCAACTATGATATTGCCTTGCTGAACTGGGGATGCAAAACCCTGCTCAGTATCAACCAGGAATTGAAATTGAATGATCCTTTGGCCCCCAAATGGAGAGAGGTGCTGAATAACCTGGTGCCTTACCCGAGGGATGAAAACGGCTTTCGTATTGCCGCTGATGTGCCGTTTAACCAATCTCACCGGCATTATTCGCATTTGTTGATGATTTATCCTTTGTATCTTGTAAACTGGGACCAGCAGAATAACCGTGATCTCATTAGTAAATCACTTGCACATTGGCATAGCTTTCCTTCAGCCCTGCAAGGGTATTCTTTTACAGGCGGGGCATCAATATATGCCATGATGGGTAAGGGCGGGGCAGCAAGAGATTATTTGAATCAGCTGCTGGATAAATTTGTGCTGCCCAATACCATGTACCTCGAAAGCGGACCGGTGATTGAAACGCCTTTGGCTGCCGCTGCCAGCATACAGGAACTTTACCTTCAATATTTTGACAATACAGCAAGGATATTTCCAGCTGTACCATCCGACTGGGCCAATGCTGCATTTCAGAACCTGCGTACCGAGGGCGCGTTTTTATTGAGCGCAGTACGTAAGGAAGGTAAAACCCGTTGGGTCAGGGTTGAAAGCCTGAACGGGGGAACGCTGAATCTGAAGACGGGATTTGACCCGACCCCAAAGTTGAAGGCCCCGCCCGCTGTGAAATGCCTGGATAAAGGTAATGGCATTTGCAGTTTAACTATGCCAAAGGGCAGTTCGGCCATATTGTATGTTGATGAGCAGGATTTGAGTATAGCTGTTGAAAATGTAATTACATATAGCAACAACGACAGCAGCTTTGGGAGATTAGGTAAAAAAAAGTGA
- a CDS encoding alpha-L-fucosidase yields the protein MKRLLKIKLLLLCVPAILVAQQPKNSGTAMQWWNEAKFGMFVHWGLYSVAAGDWKGKPSRGNEHFMLYERIPLKEYAAIADDFHPVKFDADAWAKAAKDAGMKYLVFTTKHHDGYAMYGSKVSDYNIVGTTRWARDPLKELAAACKKYNLKLGLYYSLGRDWEDPDVPTNWPEKGGRSNTWDYPDEDAKDFSKYFERKVKPQITELLTGYGPVAVMWFDTPEQIISKAQSADLEVLIRKLQPGCIINSRIGNGLGDYLVSEQQISAAKMSKPWEACITMSGKWSYNRHDNAWKSPELMVRQLVEIVSKGGNLLLNVSPDGEGALLDKTKERMNEIGKWMKVNHEAIYGTRPWLITNENSVAEDLGKAGEIALKSTMKDTDNDNTSKQINPDVYFTTKANTVYVFARSWKAADINVKSLAADRYKIKKVSLLGTSAKIKWKQTEKALHMDLPASLPATVPVYVFKIIL from the coding sequence ATGAAAAGATTGCTGAAAATAAAGCTGCTCCTGCTGTGTGTACCTGCAATTTTAGTTGCCCAGCAGCCTAAAAACTCGGGAACTGCAATGCAATGGTGGAATGAAGCCAAATTTGGGATGTTTGTTCATTGGGGCTTATATTCGGTTGCTGCGGGCGACTGGAAAGGTAAACCATCAAGGGGCAATGAACATTTTATGCTGTACGAGCGTATTCCTTTAAAAGAATACGCTGCAATAGCGGATGATTTTCATCCGGTTAAATTTGATGCAGATGCCTGGGCAAAGGCCGCAAAAGATGCGGGGATGAAATACCTGGTATTTACCACCAAACATCACGATGGTTATGCCATGTATGGGTCAAAAGTCAGTGATTATAACATTGTCGGCACAACAAGATGGGCCAGGGATCCGCTTAAGGAACTCGCCGCGGCCTGTAAAAAATATAATTTGAAATTAGGCTTGTATTATTCGCTGGGCCGCGACTGGGAGGATCCCGATGTGCCTACCAACTGGCCGGAAAAGGGCGGACGTAGCAATACCTGGGATTATCCGGACGAGGATGCAAAAGACTTTTCCAAATATTTTGAGCGTAAAGTAAAACCGCAGATCACTGAATTGCTGACCGGATATGGACCTGTTGCCGTGATGTGGTTCGACACGCCTGAGCAGATCATTTCTAAAGCACAGAGTGCAGATCTGGAGGTACTGATCAGGAAGTTGCAACCTGGCTGCATCATCAACAGCAGGATTGGTAACGGGCTGGGCGATTACCTCGTGTCGGAACAGCAGATTTCCGCGGCAAAAATGTCTAAACCCTGGGAAGCATGTATTACCATGAGCGGTAAATGGAGCTATAACCGGCACGATAATGCATGGAAGTCGCCCGAGCTGATGGTTCGCCAACTGGTAGAGATTGTGAGTAAAGGTGGCAATCTGTTGTTAAATGTTAGTCCGGATGGTGAAGGGGCATTGCTGGATAAGACCAAAGAGCGTATGAACGAGATTGGCAAATGGATGAAGGTGAACCATGAGGCCATCTACGGTACCCGTCCATGGCTCATCACTAATGAAAACAGTGTTGCAGAAGACCTGGGTAAGGCCGGTGAAATAGCGCTCAAAAGTACAATGAAGGATACGGACAATGACAATACTTCGAAGCAGATTAATCCGGATGTATATTTTACGACTAAAGCCAATACCGTCTATGTGTTTGCGAGGAGTTGGAAAGCTGCAGATATCAATGTAAAATCCCTGGCAGCGGACCGGTATAAAATAAAGAAAGTGTCTCTTTTAGGGACTTCGGCAAAGATAAAGTGGAAGCAAACTGAAAAGGCCCTGCATATGGATCTTCCTGCATCATTGCCCGCTACTGTACCGGTTTACGTATTTAAAATAATCCTATGA